One genomic window of Anticarsia gemmatalis isolate Benzon Research Colony breed Stoneville strain chromosome 23, ilAntGemm2 primary, whole genome shotgun sequence includes the following:
- the LOC142983099 gene encoding odorant receptor 13a-like, with protein MEETFKTFHRVLCLAGIPIFAKHNWDSKSWLLLQILNFIVGVFCFIFTTGFVVTNLSDLVLCIQGACIWTTGVIMTITLGVCLIFRKEFRNFLKEMAFKDAMMEMPLIEHLVEAPRDTPKLTELRNLVIDSQEKLLKNTRLLLKVYVASVFLSATLYVCTPIYQMFVREDDSLRLLAFDMWFPWSLQNFTVYIISFIFHAYAGYLCCIAYPGLQSTIILLIGQLIRQLRILAFILVHMNELVLEITNVQDPRWEGYCTMLLSQCIEHYVKIKRFSNRLNVICRPFYLALILVAIMLVCMCSVKIAISNKLSLDTMKYYVHEFCFILVVLMFCLMGQQVENECEILESVVTEKWYIYNRAHKKHVLIFSMALSQRMPIYIFGTIRLSLPTFTWFIRTGMSFFTLVMSVLEEKN; from the exons ATGGAGGAAACTTTTAAGACTTTCCATCGGGTTTTATGCCTCGCTGGTATCCCAATTTTCGCGAAGCACAATTGGGATTCCAAATCGTGGTTACTCTTGCAGATATTAAATTTCATTGTTGGGGTGTTTTGTTTCATATTCACCACAGGTTTTGTCGTCACCAACCTTTCAGATCTCGTTCTATGTATCCAAGGAGCATGTATCTGGACTACCGGAGTCATAATGACGATAACTCTGGGAGTCTGTCTTATATTTCGTAAAGAATTCCGgaattttcttaaagaaatgGCTTTTAAGGATGCAATGATGGAGATGCCATTGATAGAACATCTTGTAGAGGCACCTCGTGATACGCCAAAGTTGACGGAATTGAGGAATTTGGTTATTGATTCTCAGGAAAAGCTATTGAAGAATACCAGGCTTTTACTAAAAGTGTATGTGGCCAGTGTGTTCTTATCTGCTACTTTATATGTTTGCACTCCTATTTACCAGATGTTCGTCAGAGAAGATGATTCCTTACGACTGTTAG CATTCGACATGTGGTTTCCGTGGAGTCTACAAAACTTTACCGTTTACATTATCTCGTTTATATTTCACGCTTATGCTGGCTATTTGTGTTGCATCG CTTACCCAGGACTACAATCTacgataattttgttaattggtCAGCTTATCCGTCAGTTAAGGATTCTAGCATTTATACTAGTTCATATGAATGAGTTGGTGCTAGAAATAACTAACGTTCAAGATCCGAGATGGGAAGGATACTGTACAATGCTCTTGTCACAGTGTATTGAACATTATGTGAAAATTAAAAG gtTCAGCAATAGATTGAACGTTATCTGCCGGCCATTTTACTTAGCGCTCATATTAGTGGCTATAATGTTAGTGTGTATGTGCTCCGTGAAAATCGCCATATCG aacaAACTGTCATTAGACACAATGAAGTATTACGTGCATGAGTTTTGCTTCATCCTAGTTGTTTTGATGTTCTGTCTGATGGGCCAGCAAGTTGAGAACGAG TGTGAAATCCTAGAGTCAGTGGTGACAGAGAAGTGGTACATATACAACAGAGCTCATAAGAAGCACGTGTTAATCTTCAGCATGGCTCTCAGTCAACGTATGCCTATCTACATATTTGGAACTATAAGGTTGTCTTTACCAACTTTTACTTGG TTCATCAGAACAGGAATGTCGTTCTTCACACTAGTGATGTCTGTACTAGAAGAGAAGAATTAA